In Triticum aestivum cultivar Chinese Spring chromosome 5B, IWGSC CS RefSeq v2.1, whole genome shotgun sequence, the following proteins share a genomic window:
- the LOC123113265 gene encoding monooxygenase 2 has protein sequence MSSAVEAGAEVVIVGAGIAGLATALALRRAGVGGGVLVLERHAELRATGAALTIFPSGWFALRALGVAHKLMSRYDAYETFQVTNLENGATQVFRFAARKNSGEIKARPADRKALLEALAEELPPGTIRFSSKLVSINSETAEEEGSPETSVLRLDDGTVIRAKVVIGCDGVHSVVARWLGLSEPVTCGRSAVRGLAVYPDGHGMKKELRQFLSAGLRASMVPISDTEVYWFLVNNTVAAAEEEAGADPAKILREVTENLGKHMPAEYLDVVRHSDHKSVSWAPLLYRSPWGILTGPAARGSVTVAGDAFHPMTPDLAQGGCSALEDAVVLARALSRAATPAEGVAAYVSERRGRAAWLVAGAYLSGWVQHGGINNAQEGLRGYLVKLFRDLIFYRFIFPKLADTLWYDCGDLVPPPSKDKGKKHSE, from the exons ATGTCATCGGCGGTGGAGGCGGGGGCGGAGGTGGTCATCGTCGGCGCCGGGATCGCAGGGCTGGCGACCGCGCTGGCTCTGCGGCGggccggcgtgggcggcggcgttCTGGTCCTGGAGCGGCACGCCGAGCTGCGCGCCACGGGCGCCGCGCTCACCATCTTCCCCAGCGGCTGGTTCGCGCTCCGCGCGCTGGGCGTCGCGCACAAGCTCATGTCCCGCTACGACGCCTACGAAAC ATTTCAGGTGACCAATCTTGAAAATGGAGCTACTCAGGTGTTTCGCTTCGCTGCACGCAAAAACAG CGGCGAAATCAAGGCGAGGCCGGCGGATCGAAAGGCGCTGCTGGAAGCGCTCGCGGAGGAGCTCCCGCCGGGCACCATCCGCTTCTCGTCCAAGCTCGTCTCCATCAACAGCGAGACAGCCGAGGAGGAGGGTTCGCCGGAGACCTCCGTTCTCCGGTTAGACGACGGCACAGTGATCCGAGCCAAG GTGGTGATCGGGTGCGACGGGGTGCACTCGGTGGTGGCGCGGTGGCTAGGCCTGTCGGAGCCGGTGACATGCGGCCGGTCCGCCGTCCGCGGCCTCGCCGTCTACCCGGACGGCCACGGCATGAAGAAAGAGCTCCGGCAGTTCCTCTCGGCGGGCCTCAGGGCCAGCATGGTGCCCATCAGCGACACGGAAGTCTACTGGTTCCTCGTCAACAACACCGTCGCCGCAGCGGAGGAAGAAGCCGGCGCGGACCCGGCCAAGATCCTGCGGGAGGTCACCGAGAACCTGGGGAAGCACATGCCGGCCGAGTACCTGGACGTGGTGCGCCACTCGGACCACAAGAGCGTCTCGTGGGCTCCGCTGCTCTACCGGTCGCCTTGGGGCATCTTGACGGGCCCGGCCGCTCGCGGGTCGGTCACGGTGGCCGGCGACGCGTTCCACCCCATGACGCCGGACCTTGCGCAGGGCGGATGCTCGGCGCTGGAGGACGCGGTGGTGCTCGCGCGCGCCCTGTCGCGGGCGGCCACGCCGGCGGAGGGGGTGGCGGCCTACGTGTCGGAGCGCCGTGGCCGGGCCGCCTGGCTGGTCGCCGGAGCCTACCTGTCGGGCTGGGTCCAGCATGGCGGGATCAACAACGCGCAGGAGGGCCTGCGGGGGTACCTTGTCAAGCTGTTCCGTGACTTGATCT